The genomic region AGGGGCCGGTCACGCTGAAGCCGCTGCAGCAGTCGGTGATCGCCGACCGCATCGAGGCCGGCACGTTCATGGCCGGCGTGGCCCTGGCGGGCGGCCGGGTGCGCCTGACCGGTGTCGACACCACCCATGTGGGACCCATCACCGCCGTGCTGCGCGAGATGGGCTGCGACATCACCGAGGACGGCGACACGCTGACCATCGCCGCCGACGGCCGACCGGTGGCCACCGAGATCATCACGCGGCCCTACCCGGGCTTCCCCACCGACATGCAGGCCCAGCTGATGGCCGTCTGCGCCGTGGCCGACGGCACCAGCTTCATCAGCGAGGGCATCTACGCCGACCGCTTCACCCACGTGGCCGAGATGCAGCGGCTGGGCGCGGACATCCGTGTCGACGGCGCGCGCGCCACGATCTTCGGCGTGGAGAAGCTCCAGGGAGCGCCGGTGATGGCCAGCGACCTGCGCGCCTCGGCGGCCCTGGTGCTGGCGGGCGTGGCGGCCGAGGGCACGACGACCGTGAACCGCGTGTACCACATCGATCGCGGGTACGAGCGGATCGAGCAGCGGTTGGCTGTGCTGGGGGCGCGGATCGAGAGGGTTTCGTCGTAGGGTGGGCGCTCGTCGCTGGCGTTCGGGGAGTGGGCGGCCAATGGTACCGTTGAAAGCCCGCGCAACCGGTGGGACGGCAGCGATGAGCGCAGTTTCTGCGTTATAAAATGTTTTATAGCTTGCGATTAGCCGATTTTTGACGTATCTTGAATGCTCCTCCCGATCACCACCGCGAAGGGAATCCCGCGATGTCGCACGCCATCGTTCTGCCTGCGTTTTCCCCTGAACAGCCCGCCGCCCGCGTCGATTCAGCCCTGCGCGAGGCGCTCCGCGCCTGCGACCGTGCTCGCGAGTGCGCCGTGATCTGGTTCGCCGAGGTCCAGCGGTGCGCGCTGTTCCGCGAACTCGGCTTCGCCCCGCTCGAGACCTACGCGACGCAGGCACTCGGCTTCTCGGCCAACCGCTATTGGCAGTTCAAACGGTTGGCCGACGACCTTGACCGGTTGCCCGTGCTGCGCGAGGCGGTGGCCACCGGTGAGGTGGGCTGGACGAAGGCACAGCAGGTGGCGCGGGTGGCAACGCCGCAGACACAGGCCGCGTGGGTGGCGAAGGCCGCAACGTCGGGCAGGCGCGAACTGGCGCGCGAGGTGGCCGCGGTGCGGGCGGAAGTGCGGCTGGCCGCGCGGGATCGGCAGCGGAATGGTTCTGCCATGAATCGGCAACTCGCTCTCGACTGCGGGACCTCGCCACTTGCGCCGGCGCAAGTTCCCGCGACCGGTGCAATCCCGTTCACGATCACCCTTCGCGGTGATGCGCTGCAGGTGGCGCGGTTCGAGGCGCTGGTGGGGCACGCTGATGATGCGGAGGTCGCCGACCGGTGCGCGTCCGCTGCACCTGCGGTCCAGGTCGTTGTGCAGCAATGCCCGGATTGCGCCGCGGCCGCGGCTGTTACGCAGCGCGGCGAGCTGCCACTTGCGCCGGCGCAAGTTGCGGCGCTCGGTTGCGACGCGCGGGTACGGGTTGCGAATGGCCCGAACCGCGCAACGATCCCTCCGAAGATTCGCGCTGCGGTGCTTGCGCGCGACCGTTATCGCTGCACAACGCCGGGTTGTGGCTCTACGCGGTTCCTGGAATTGCATCACGTCACGCCGCGATCACGGGGTGGCACCAACCGGGCCGAGAACCTCACCACGCTGTGCAACCGGTGCCACGGGTTTGCGCACGAACGTCCGGTTGCCATGGTCGCGGCCGGTGCTGGCAGTGTATCAGCGGACTGACGCCGGGCTATCTTGCGGTCAGGTCCGGGAACCGGCGGCCGAACATCCTGTTGAAGACAGATTGTCGTCCTGACGCCCACCGATGGGGGTTGCGCGTGCCGTTGCTGAATCGCAAGACCGGAAGTGCAGGGTGCCGCCTGAAGTTCGGCGCTGCGCTCCTGGCCCTGGGCCTGATATGGGCCGCACCTGCCAGCGCCGACGACGCGCCTGCGCCCAGCCCGCCGCAAGGCACCAGCCACAGCCACGGCGGCCTGCTGCGCCCGGCGATCATCCTCGCCGCCGGGGGCCTGGTCTCGGTCTGGTCCCACGACGAGGAGAGCCCGCAGGCGGCGCAACGCCTGCTCGACGGTTCGTCGCTCGACACCTTCGCGGATCTGGGCAACATCTACGGCGACGGCCTGGTCATCGGCGGCCTGTCGCTGGGTGTGCTGGCGGCCGGTCGACTGGGTGGTGACGGGAAGACGGCCGCCGTCGGCGGCGATCTCTGTGAGACCTTCCTGATGAGCAGCGGCACCGTGTGGGCGGCCAAGGTGGCGTTCAGCCGGCGCCGGCCTTCCGGGGGACCCCATTCATTCCCCTCGGGGCACACGGCGGTCGCGTTCAGCGTCGTGCCGGTGTTGGCGCACCATTTCGGATGGAAGGCGGCCGTGCCGGCGGTTGCTGCTGGCCTCGGCCACGGGGCTGGGGCGCATGGAGGCATTCCGCCACTTCCAGTCGGACGTCCTGGCCGGGGCCGCGCTGGGGCTGGCCTGCGGCGACATCGTGGCCGGGGCGGGCTTCCTGCCGGGTCGCGCCCAGGCCGTGGTCCTGCCCGACGGTGTCGGCGTCTCGATCCCCTTCTAGCCCGGGCTGGCCTGCCTGCCGGTGGCGCCGGACCCGTCCCGGCGTGTATAGTTGGCCTATGGGCCATCCGGCCCGGCGCGTCCTTCCACATCCGAACCCCCCGCAGGCCCATGACCGACCAGAGCCGCCATTTCATCCTCGGCGCCGCCGGGCACGTCGACCACGGCAAGACCGCCCTGGTCACGGCCCTGACGGGCACCAACACCGACCGCCTGAAGGAAGAGCAGGAGCGGGGCATCAGCATCGAGCTGGGCTTTGCCGAGCTGGACCTGGGCGACGGCGTGCACCTGGGCGTGGTCGACATGCCGGGGCACGAGAAGTTCGTCAAGCAGATGGTCTCGGGCGCCGGGGGCGTGGATCTCGCCTTCCTCGTGATTGCCGCCGACGAGGGCGTGATGCCGCAGACCATCGAGCACCTGGAAATCCTCGATGCGCTGCGCGTGCGCAGCGGGCTGGTCGTGGTCACCAAGACGGACATGGTCGACGAGGATTTTGTCGGCGTCGTGACCGAAGAGGCTGCCGACCTCGTGGCCGGCACCTTCCTTGAAGGAAAGCCCATCATCGCGGTCTCGGCCCACAAGGGTACGGGGCTGGATGACTTGCGCGCCGCCCTCAAGGCCGAGGCCCTCGCGTTGCCGCAGCGCGCCGAGCAGGGCCTGTTCCGACTGCCGGTCGATCGCGTGTTCACCATGCCCGGCGCCGGCGTCGTGGTGACGGGCACGTGCTGGAGCGGCGCCGTCGGCGAGGGCGACAAGCTGCTGGTCGAGCCGGGCGCCCTGCCCGTCCGCGTGCGCGAAGTGCAGGTGCACGGGCACGCGGCACCGCGCGGCGCCTCGGGCCAGCGTCTGGCTCTTGCGCTGCACGGGGTCAAGCGCGACGACATGGAGCGCGGGCAGCAGGTCGTGGCTCCGCGTGCGGCGGCGACGACGAAGCGCCTCGACATCCGGCTGGACCTGATGAAGCATTGCCGCCGCGCCATCAAGAACCGCCAGCGCCTGCATGTGCACCACGCCGGGCGCGAAGTACTCGCACGCATCGTGTTGCTCGATGTGCAGGAACTGGGCGGCGAGACGGCCGCGAAGGCGGGCGGCGTCCGTACGGCGCTGGCGCAGCTGCACCTGGAGGACGAACTGGTGGCCGCGTACGGCGACCGCCTGGTGCTGCGGTTCTACTCGCCGCTGGTGAGCGTGGCCGGCGGCGTCGTGCTCGATGCAGCGCCGGCGCTGCACAAGCGCTTCGACGACGAGGTGCTGGCGCAGCTGGCGGTCCTCGAGACGGGCTCGCCCGAGGAGCTCTTCCTCAAGAAGCTGGCCGATGCGGGCACGGCGGGGCTGGCTCCCGAAGCGGCCGGCACCTGGGCGGACCACCCGCTGTTGCAGGCGGTGGGTGCGCGCGTCTACCACCGCAGCGTCCTGGCACAACTGGCCGTCGCGGTCGGCGAGCAGGTGCAGGACCATGCGCGGCGCTTCCCGTTGCGCCTGGGCATCTCCAAGGAGGAGGCGCGGCGGCGCTGCGAGTTCACCGGCGGCGCCAACGAGTGGAACGCCGTCTGCTCGGCGCTGGCGGCGCCCGGGAACTGGGTCGTGGTCGGTGACCGTATTGCGGCCTCGCCCGAGGGACCGAAGCTGAACGTGCGCCTTCAGAACGCCGTCGACCAGGTGGTGGCCGAACTGGACGCTCTCGGCCTGGAGTGGCCGCGTCTGGACCACTGGGCGGCCGGCTCGCCGACCTTCCAGCGGGCGGCCGCCGATGCCGCCCTGAAGGATTTCAAGCCGGCCGAGGTGGCCCGCTGGCTGGTCGATCACGGGCGGGCGGTGCCGGTCGCCGGCGACTACCTTGTCGCGGCCGGCGCGCGCGCGGCCCTTGTGGCGAAGCTGCGGGCCCATTTCGCGCGCGAACCGGAACTGACCTTCAGCGGTTTCCGAGAGTTGAGCGGACTGACGCGCAAGCTCGGGATCCCGATGCTCGAATACCTTGACCAGTCGGGCGTGACCGAGCGCGACGGCGACCTGCGCCGCGCCGGTCCGGCCCTTGCGGATGGGCAGACATGAACGAGCCCCAGAACCTGGACCCCCGCCGCGTGGCGCCGCGCCCCGTGTGCGCGCCGCGGCGGCCGACGCGGCAGATCAACGTGGGCGGCGTACCCATGGGCGGCGGCGCCCCGGTGCGCGTGCAGAGCATGACCACGACGCGCACCGGCGACGTGCAGGCGACTCTCGAGCAGATTCGCGAGCTGGCCTCGGCCGGCGCCGAGTACGTGCGGGTGACGGTGAACGACCAGGCGGCCGCCGAAGCCATGCCGCAGCTGGTGCGCGAGGCGAACCTGCCGCTTATCGCCGACATCCACTACGACCACACGATGGCGCTCGCAGCCCTGAAGGCGGGCGTGGCCAAGCTGCGCATCAATCCCGGCAACATCGGCTCGCGCGACCACGTGCGCGAGGTGGCCCGTGCGGCGCAGGATTGCGGCGTGCCGATCCGTGTCGGGGTCAACCGCGGCAGCCTGCATCGTCGCTACGACGAGCTGGTGAAACGCGACCCTGCCGGGGCGCTGGTGCAGAGCGGCCTGGACGAGATCGAGGCCCTGGCCGCGTTCGGATTTTCCGATGTGGCCGTCAGCCTCAAGAGCAGCACGCCGGCCGAGGTTGTCGAGGCCTGCCGTCGTTTCTCCGCGCAGTGCGACGTGCCGCAGCACCTGGGCGTGACCGAAGCGGGCACGCTGCTGGCCGGTACCTCCCTGTCGGTCGCCGCGATGTCGGTGCTGCTGGGCGAGGGGATCGGCGACACGGTGCGCATCAGCCTGGCCGATGACCCGGTCTACGAGATCAAGGCGGCCTTCCACATGCTGCAGGCGCTCGGCCTGCGCGAGGGCTATGCCCGCGTGGTGGCCTGCCCGACCTGCGGCCGGGTCGAGGTCGATGTCGTGGCCCTGGCCACGCGCGTCGAGGAACTGGCGAAGGACCTGCCGCCCGACCGGGTCATTTCGGTGATGGGCTGCATCGTCAACGGCCCGGGCGAGGCGAAGACCGCCGACCTGGGCATTGCCGCCGGGCGCACCAAGGTGGCCATCTACCGCAAGGGCGAACTGCACCGCAACATCGACAAGGCCGATCTGGAACGGGTTCTGGTCGAGGAAATCGAGCGCCTGCGCTGAGTTAGGCCGGCGAAATCGGTCAAGTCGGGGCGCCGATGGCCGATCAACGCCCCGTCAGGGCATCCCTTACGCAGACGGCCCGCGGGGGCCGCAGGAACACCAGGGAACCGATGGCCGACGATACCGGATATCCCACGCTGACACGCCCCGGCCT from bacterium harbors:
- a CDS encoding HNH endonuclease; translation: MSHAIVLPAFSPEQPAARVDSALREALRACDRARECAVIWFAEVQRCALFRELGFAPLETYATQALGFSANRYWQFKRLADDLDRLPVLREAVATGEVGWTKAQQVARVATPQTQAAWVAKAATSGRRELAREVAAVRAEVRLAARDRQRNGSAMNRQLALDCGTSPLAPAQVPATGAIPFTITLRGDALQVARFEALVGHADDAEVADRCASAAPAVQVVVQQCPDCAAAAAVTQRGELPLAPAQVAALGCDARVRVANGPNRATIPPKIRAAVLARDRYRCTTPGCGSTRFLELHHVTPRSRGGTNRAENLTTLCNRCHGFAHERPVAMVAAGAGSVSAD
- the selB gene encoding selenocysteine-specific translation elongation factor, whose translation is MTDQSRHFILGAAGHVDHGKTALVTALTGTNTDRLKEEQERGISIELGFAELDLGDGVHLGVVDMPGHEKFVKQMVSGAGGVDLAFLVIAADEGVMPQTIEHLEILDALRVRSGLVVVTKTDMVDEDFVGVVTEEAADLVAGTFLEGKPIIAVSAHKGTGLDDLRAALKAEALALPQRAEQGLFRLPVDRVFTMPGAGVVVTGTCWSGAVGEGDKLLVEPGALPVRVREVQVHGHAAPRGASGQRLALALHGVKRDDMERGQQVVAPRAAATTKRLDIRLDLMKHCRRAIKNRQRLHVHHAGREVLARIVLLDVQELGGETAAKAGGVRTALAQLHLEDELVAAYGDRLVLRFYSPLVSVAGGVVLDAAPALHKRFDDEVLAQLAVLETGSPEELFLKKLADAGTAGLAPEAAGTWADHPLLQAVGARVYHRSVLAQLAVAVGEQVQDHARRFPLRLGISKEEARRRCEFTGGANEWNAVCSALAAPGNWVVVGDRIAASPEGPKLNVRLQNAVDQVVAELDALGLEWPRLDHWAAGSPTFQRAAADAALKDFKPAEVARWLVDHGRAVPVAGDYLVAAGARAALVAKLRAHFAREPELTFSGFRELSGLTRKLGIPMLEYLDQSGVTERDGDLRRAGPALADGQT
- the ispG gene encoding flavodoxin-dependent (E)-4-hydroxy-3-methylbut-2-enyl-diphosphate synthase codes for the protein MNEPQNLDPRRVAPRPVCAPRRPTRQINVGGVPMGGGAPVRVQSMTTTRTGDVQATLEQIRELASAGAEYVRVTVNDQAAAEAMPQLVREANLPLIADIHYDHTMALAALKAGVAKLRINPGNIGSRDHVREVARAAQDCGVPIRVGVNRGSLHRRYDELVKRDPAGALVQSGLDEIEALAAFGFSDVAVSLKSSTPAEVVEACRRFSAQCDVPQHLGVTEAGTLLAGTSLSVAAMSVLLGEGIGDTVRISLADDPVYEIKAAFHMLQALGLREGYARVVACPTCGRVEVDVVALATRVEELAKDLPPDRVISVMGCIVNGPGEAKTADLGIAAGRTKVAIYRKGELHRNIDKADLERVLVEEIERLR